One window of Mycoplasmopsis gallopavonis genomic DNA carries:
- the asnS gene encoding asparagine--tRNA ligase, which produces MESIKKILFKPNFYDQWENVKIAGWVASNRGNKKIRFIELNDGSTVANLQLVFKGEFDFELLDSLKPGSALKVQGTLKATPNSPQPIEMNVVEILEAKKVDEDYPIQNQEIKLETLRELPHLRHRTNLFRAIMLVRSTLAQEVHKYFAFRDFFYMNSPIITSNDGEGAGETFAVSDGNIEVPFFGKGNKATLGVTGQLHGESYAIGMNKIYTFGPTFRAERSNTKRHLAEFWMIEPEIAFYNLHDVINLADDMLKVVIANTLAKNKVEIEYLDSQNPGLIAKLTHFIETPLKIIDYKEAIEELAKVKTIFENQDIKFGLDLASEHEKYLTEKIYNGPVAVINFPKDFKAFYMHQNEDGKTVAAFDLLVPGVGELIGGSQRESDYNKLLNRVNELGIDAEDLQWYLDLRRFGHMLSSGFGIGFERLVMYVTGMENIRDAIPYPRTTGNIRM; this is translated from the coding sequence ATGGAATCAATTAAAAAAATTTTATTTAAACCTAACTTTTATGATCAATGAGAAAATGTCAAAATTGCCGGTTGAGTTGCTTCAAATAGAGGTAATAAAAAAATTCGTTTTATCGAACTTAACGATGGTTCAACAGTTGCTAATTTACAATTAGTTTTTAAAGGTGAATTTGATTTTGAATTACTTGATAGTTTAAAACCTGGTTCTGCTTTAAAAGTTCAAGGAACTTTAAAAGCAACACCAAATTCTCCACAACCAATTGAAATGAATGTAGTGGAAATTTTAGAAGCCAAAAAAGTAGATGAAGACTATCCAATTCAAAATCAAGAAATTAAATTAGAAACATTAAGAGAATTACCACATTTAAGACATCGTACTAATTTATTTCGTGCAATCATGTTAGTGCGTTCAACTCTCGCGCAAGAAGTTCATAAGTATTTTGCTTTTCGTGATTTCTTTTACATGAATAGTCCAATTATTACTTCAAATGACGGAGAAGGAGCTGGGGAAACTTTCGCAGTTTCTGATGGTAACATTGAAGTTCCATTTTTTGGAAAGGGAAATAAAGCAACTCTTGGTGTAACTGGTCAATTACATGGTGAATCTTATGCAATTGGAATGAATAAGATTTATACTTTTGGGCCAACTTTTAGAGCAGAAAGATCAAATACCAAAAGACACCTTGCTGAATTTTGAATGATTGAACCTGAAATTGCATTTTACAACTTACATGATGTGATTAATTTAGCAGATGATATGTTAAAAGTTGTTATTGCAAATACTTTGGCAAAAAATAAAGTAGAAATTGAATATCTTGATTCACAAAATCCAGGTTTAATTGCAAAATTAACTCATTTTATCGAAACTCCTTTAAAAATCATTGATTATAAAGAAGCAATTGAAGAATTAGCTAAAGTAAAAACAATTTTTGAAAATCAAGATATCAAATTTGGTTTAGATTTAGCAAGCGAACATGAAAAATATTTAACTGAAAAAATTTATAATGGACCAGTTGCGGTAATCAACTTTCCAAAAGATTTTAAAGCATTTTACATGCATCAAAATGAAGATGGTAAAACTGTTGCTGCTTTTGACTTACTCGTACCAGGAGTTGGTGAATTAATTGGTGGTAGTCAACGTGAATCAGATTACAATAAACTCCTAAATAGAGTGAATGAGTTAGGAATTGATGCCGAAGATCTTCAATGATACTTAGATTTAAGAAGATTTGGTCATATGTTAAGTTCGGGATTTGGAATTGGTTTCGAAAGGCTTGTTATGTATGTAACAGGAATGGAAAATATTCGTGATGCAATTCCTTACCCAAGAACAACAGGAAATATTAGAATGTAA
- a CDS encoding exonuclease/endonuclease/phosphatase family protein: MKKIKNKLLLLGSTIGVLAPITVAISCNFSFKEKEKQPEQPQPEQPQPEQPQPEQPQPEQPQPEQPQPEQPQPEQPQPEQPQPEQPQPEQPQPEQPQPEQPQPEQPQPEQPQPEQPQPEQPQPETNKTISNQPSHSAKLRRVEEQKTKMIIVSDNFTKEQWEKALEKALTRKEVEQISDNLFKIHLYKYKNQLFLGFYGGGSDESRNGFMHFTEEALKDPSINQIKGFDVWAEYNTATKILKIKHKTSLNTFEQIIDINNLNGSSNEDLNSNQIHEEEIVGDKTIYVRPPFGASFQFVDSSLNLPNITTIFDHLDSPGATANREEAEASAVLTEGGYVTVSNLKKNGVQELSEFVAIPRVMRYFQAIGNSKDFVIFGGDTNIKDSNFYLQKHSLFNGINPVTAYLPSKTQLSQKDDYITSLGTKDNYSQPYDKMFFINNTLDKLFVNQATSENFKSIKFKVDIVKGFYNGLWDKKEIKDALEGSDVNKTDFQIIRSVISDHAPVYTDVVLKNKTLATNQSTFS, encoded by the coding sequence ATGAAAAAAATTAAAAATAAACTTTTATTATTAGGATCTACAATTGGAGTTTTAGCACCAATTACAGTTGCTATTTCATGTAATTTTTCTTTTAAAGAAAAGGAAAAACAACCAGAGCAACCTCAACCAGAGCAACCTCAACCAGAGCAACCTCAACCAGAGCAACCTCAACCAGAGCAACCTCAACCAGAGCAACCTCAACCAGAGCAACCTCAACCAGAGCAACCTCAACCAGAGCAACCTCAACCAGAGCAACCTCAACCAGAGCAACCTCAACCAGAGCAACCTCAACCAGAGCAACCTCAACCAGAGCAACCTCAACCAGAGCAACCTCAACCAGAGCAACCTCAACCAGAGCAACCTCAACCAGAAACAAATAAAACTATTTCTAATCAACCAAGTCACTCAGCGAAATTAAGAAGAGTTGAAGAACAAAAAACTAAAATGATCATTGTTAGTGATAACTTCACAAAAGAACAATGAGAAAAGGCTCTTGAAAAGGCACTTACTCGTAAAGAAGTTGAACAAATAAGTGACAATCTTTTTAAAATTCATTTATACAAATATAAAAATCAATTATTTTTAGGTTTTTATGGTGGTGGAAGTGATGAATCTAGAAATGGTTTTATGCATTTTACCGAAGAAGCTTTAAAAGATCCTTCTATTAATCAAATTAAGGGATTTGATGTTTGAGCAGAATACAATACTGCAACAAAAATTTTGAAAATTAAACATAAAACCTCACTTAATACTTTTGAACAAATTATCGATATTAATAATTTAAATGGTTCGTCTAATGAAGATTTAAATTCTAATCAAATTCATGAGGAAGAAATTGTAGGAGATAAAACAATTTATGTCCGTCCTCCGTTTGGTGCAAGTTTTCAATTTGTAGATTCTTCATTAAATTTACCTAATATAACAACTATTTTTGATCATTTAGATTCACCAGGGGCTACTGCTAATAGAGAGGAAGCAGAAGCTAGTGCGGTTTTAACAGAGGGTGGATATGTAACTGTTTCGAACTTAAAGAAAAATGGTGTACAAGAATTAAGCGAGTTTGTTGCAATCCCAAGAGTTATGAGATATTTCCAAGCAATTGGAAATTCTAAAGATTTTGTAATTTTTGGAGGTGATACAAATATTAAAGATTCTAACTTTTATTTACAAAAACATAGTTTATTTAATGGAATAAATCCAGTTACAGCTTATTTACCTTCAAAAACTCAACTTTCACAAAAAGATGATTATATTACTTCACTTGGAACAAAAGATAATTACTCTCAACCTTATGATAAAATGTTCTTTATTAACAATACTTTAGATAAATTATTTGTAAATCAAGCAACATCAGAAAACTTTAAATCAATTAAATTTAAAGTAGATATTGTTAAAGGTTTTTATAACGGACTATGAGATAAGAAAGAAATTAAAGACGCATTAGAAGGTAGTGATGTTAATAAAACAGATTTTCAAATCATCAGATCTGTAATTAGCGATCATGCACCTGTTTATACTGATGTAGTTCTTAAAAATAAAACTTTAGCAACAAACCAATCTACATTTAGTTAA
- a CDS encoding YhcH/YjgK/YiaL family protein, which produces MIFDSLKNIDKYQTKYPEVNHALSLLKEIKFDELKLGPNIINEAIKVVKLDFQDAYPELKFGEVHEKFVDIHVYGGTCDEIIYYDEDLHFTKDDILLEDLTYDLYLVKVKEYTNKIILKPNTFALFFPGEFHAPKISNQKFTKINKYVVKIKVN; this is translated from the coding sequence ATGATTTTTGATAGTTTAAAAAATATCGATAAATATCAAACTAAATATCCAGAAGTTAATCATGCTCTTTCGCTGCTTAAAGAAATAAAATTTGATGAATTAAAGCTTGGTCCAAATATTATTAATGAAGCAATTAAAGTGGTGAAATTAGATTTTCAAGATGCTTATCCAGAATTGAAATTCGGAGAAGTTCACGAAAAATTTGTAGATATTCACGTTTATGGTGGAACTTGTGATGAAATTATTTATTATGATGAAGATTTACATTTCACAAAAGATGATATCTTACTTGAAGATTTAACTTACGATTTATATTTAGTTAAAGTAAAAGAATATACTAATAAAATCATTTTAAAACCTAATACTTTTGCTTTATTTTTCCCAGGTGAATTTCATGCACCTAAAATTTCAAATCAAAAATTCACAAAAATTAACAAATATGTTGTTAAAATTAAAGTCAATTAA
- a CDS encoding exonuclease/endonuclease/phosphatase family protein produces MDIIGLTEINDGRIADVQKIVDVLNTLTGKHFAYVGQNQEDTVIPAEYLDTRFGKAQQEQVAIIYDTALFRPVGFRGKNNQIGASYKESIRYYKKTSSN; encoded by the coding sequence ATGGATATTATTGGGTTAACAGAAATTAATGATGGTAGAATTGCTGATGTGCAAAAAATAGTAGATGTTTTAAATACTTTAACAGGAAAACATTTTGCTTATGTCGGTCAAAATCAAGAAGATACAGTTATTCCTGCTGAATATTTAGATACTAGATTTGGAAAAGCTCAGCAAGAACAAGTTGCAATTATTTATGATACAGCTTTATTTAGACCAGTTGGATTTAGAGGAAAAAATAATCAAATTGGAGCTTCTTACAAAGAATCAATCCGTTACTACAAGAAAACAAGCAGTAATTAA
- a CDS encoding IS3 family transposase, giving the protein MDTTIFRVFIYLGGIMRQLKAHEWLELFGSYEDYKNNLISKNDFELKYYSIRGFSFFDRKFNEAKKYFVFKYNRYNLGMINIESQTGKSSKKGKGSGRPKRQKITPIEIVKKEWEKMPKEQLIEILEIYKDSFDRNNIEVDISKIKKSSLSTRKLGLCFNKSKSTIHNLKTKEQQTRKKSVNTKYDELIIKSFKKNKGLFGRKRLESYIRTKFQIDLNYRTIGRAMRRLNLFCLIRRKKIDREQKNTNVKFIDLVNRDYHGETNQIIATDVTYISAPKDCLNNFVFLSVAIDHKSKFVVNYNLSKRNDLELVMEHMSKIKMDKKWIAHSDHGFQYSSKTYVDLIQKNNGVVSMGRVGNSLDNREAEYFFSILKSECLKLIDITKINFNELKSLIDDFVFWYNNERIQSVLNWKTPQECWGVLVN; this is encoded by the coding sequence ATGGACACAACCATATTTCGTGTTTTTATATATTTAGGAGGTATTATGAGACAATTAAAGGCACATGAATGATTAGAACTATTCGGTAGTTATGAAGATTACAAAAATAATTTGATATCAAAAAATGATTTTGAACTTAAATATTATTCAATCAGAGGTTTTAGTTTTTTTGATAGAAAATTCAATGAGGCTAAAAAATATTTTGTCTTTAAGTATAACAGATATAATTTAGGAATGATAAATATAGAATCGCAAACAGGTAAATCATCTAAAAAAGGTAAAGGGTCAGGCAGACCAAAAAGGCAAAAAATTACTCCTATTGAAATTGTAAAAAAGGAATGAGAAAAAATGCCTAAGGAACAATTGATTGAAATTTTAGAAATTTATAAAGACTCTTTTGATAGAAATAATATTGAAGTTGATATTTCTAAAATTAAGAAATCTTCACTTTCTACAAGAAAATTGGGCCTATGCTTTAATAAATCTAAGTCAACAATTCACAATCTAAAAACTAAAGAGCAGCAAACAAGAAAAAAATCTGTAAATACTAAATATGATGAATTAATAATTAAGTCATTTAAGAAAAATAAGGGTTTGTTTGGTAGAAAAAGATTGGAAAGTTATATTAGAACAAAATTCCAAATAGATCTAAATTATAGGACTATTGGTAGAGCGATGAGAAGATTAAACTTATTTTGTTTAATCAGAAGAAAGAAAATAGATAGAGAACAAAAGAACACAAACGTAAAATTTATAGATCTTGTTAATCGTGATTATCACGGAGAGACAAACCAAATAATTGCCACTGATGTTACTTATATTTCTGCACCAAAAGATTGCTTAAACAATTTTGTATTTTTATCTGTTGCGATTGATCACAAAAGCAAATTTGTTGTTAATTATAATCTTTCAAAAAGAAATGATTTAGAACTAGTAATGGAACATATGTCTAAAATCAAAATGGATAAAAAATGAATAGCTCATTCTGATCATGGTTTCCAATATTCTTCAAAAACTTATGTAGATTTAATTCAGAAAAACAATGGTGTTGTATCAATGGGTAGAGTAGGAAATTCTTTAGATAATAGAGAAGCAGAATATTTCTTTTCAATTTTAAAATCAGAATGTTTAAAATTAATCGATATTACAAAAATAAATTTTAATGAATTAAAATCACTGATTGATGATTTTGTGTTTTGATACAACAACGAAAGAATTCAATCAGTATTAAATTGAAAAACACCTCAAGAGTGTTGAGGTGTTTTAGTAAATTAA